A window of Hippoglossus stenolepis isolate QCI-W04-F060 chromosome 18, HSTE1.2, whole genome shotgun sequence contains these coding sequences:
- the LOC118125499 gene encoding UDP-glucuronosyltransferase 2A1, with amino-acid sequence MMQLFRPPLLFPAVLVLLHQLAPADGGHVLVFPGEYSHWLNMRNILDELVRRNHSVTVLISEASPSVDYNNSQYAAKFNFLVYKVPFSKSELHGFTEELIHFSIFEWHRSSMLKKVLWSHDWATRSMDLIIRQCDSMFKNEQLMATLRDSEFDAVLVDPMMICGDLVADILDLPLIISMRLSFGGVMERHCGHAVAPPSYVPAAPLPYSDHMTFVERLINTVMYVSLSVMTEALWRIKLDKYYTEIKGSPTSYCGTLGKADLWFIRTFWDIETPKPIPPNFKYVGGLHCKPANQLPADMEEFVQSSGDAGVVVVSFGSMVNNFTTETADVIAVALGQIPQKVIWKYKGITPKTLMSNTKLYDWIPQNDLLGHPRTRAFVTHGGTNGLYEAVYHAVPLVGIPLFADQPDNVARLSRRGAAVVLDFNSMTSDMLRQALHDVINQPGYKSSIQHLSNVHRDQPVAPLSTAAFWVEFVMRHGGAPHLRLASRDLNWFQYHSLDVAAVLLVVLMITGALCWAGVRCFLLRCRRGRREKND; translated from the exons ATGATGCAGCTTTTCCGgcctcctctccttttccctgCCGTCCTAGTGTTGCTCCATCAGCTCGCTCCGGCTGATGGCGGCCATGTGTTGGTGTTCCCAGGTGAGTATAGTCACTGGTTGAACATGCGGAACATCCTGGACGAGCTGGTGAGGAGGAACCACTCCGTCACCGTTTTAATTTCTGAAGCATCTCCGTCCGTCGACTACAACAACAGCCAATATGCCGCCAAGTTCAACTTCCTGGTTTACAAG GTTCCTTTTAGCAAATCTGAGCTACATGGTTTCACTGAAGAGTTAATTCACTTCTCCATTTTCGAGTGGCATCGTTCTTCGATGCTGAAAAAGGTTTTGTGGAGTCATGATTGGGCGACGCGTTCCATGGATCTCATAATCCGTCAGTGTGACTCCATGTTTAAGAATGAGCAGCTGATGGCGACTCTGCGGGACTCTGAGTTCGACGCTGTCCTGGTCGACCCGATGATGATTTGCGGTGACCTGGTGGCCGACATTCTCGACCTGCCACTCATCATCTCGATGCGTTTGTCGTTCGGGGGTGTCATGGAGCGACACTGCGGCCATGCGGTAGCTCCTCCTTCATACGTCCCTGCCGCTCCGCTGCCGTACAGTGACCACATGACGTTTGTGGAGAGACTGATCAACACAGTGAtgtatgtctctctgtctgtaatGACGGAGGCGTTGTGGAGGATAAAGCTGGATAAGTACTACACCGAGATCAAAG GAAGTCCCACCAGCTACTGTGGGACTCTGGGAAAAGCCGACTTGTGGTTCATCAGGACTTTCTGGGACATAGAGACGCCAAAGCCGATCCCGCCCAACTTCAAATATGTGGGCGGTCTGCACTGCAAACCGGCCAATCAGCTGCCAGCAGACATGGAGGAGTTTGTTCAGAGTTCGGGTGATGCTGGCGTGGTGGTGGTTTCCTTTGGCTCCATGGTAAACAACTTCACGACAGAAACTGCTGATGTCATCGCTGTTGCCCTCGGACAGATCCCGCAAAAA gTGATTTGGAAATACAAAGGAATAACACCAAAAACTTTGATGTCAAACACGAAACTTTACGACTGGATTCCTCAGAACGACCTGctag GTCACCCAAGGACCAGAGCGTTTGTGACTCATGGTGGCACCAACGGTTTGTATGAGGCCGTGTATCACGCCGTGCCATTGGTTGGAATCCCGCTGTTCGCAGATCAGCCAGATAACGTCGCCCGCCTCAGTCGCCGCGGCGCAGCTGTCGTCCTCGACTTCAACAGTATGACGTCCGACATGCTGAGGCAGGCGCTGCATGATGTCATCAACCAGCCAGG CTACAAGTCCAGCATTCAGCATCTGTCGAATGTGCATCGTGACCAGCCGGTGGCGCCACTGAGCACAGCCGCATTCTGGGTGGAGTTCGTGATGCGACACGGTGGAGCGCCACACCTGCGGCTCGCATCACGTGACCTGAACTGGTTCCAGTACCACAGCCTGGACGTCGCAGCTGTCCTGCTGGTTGTCTTGATGATCACTGGCGCCCTCTGCTGGGCGGGAGTCCGCTGCTTCCTGCTACGCTGCAGACGAGGACGACGAGAAAAGAACGACTAA
- the wu:fi75a02 gene encoding uncharacterized protein wu:fi75a02: MLSRPLTQTESDNRGRGLSAVTPPPVLTLVEQTAHRLEMRRLLRGALASLGRRLDSLERRSSRRKRQKKSMTGGGGGAWCHVPSASSAASFSCSYSCISAVLPPVSSSLSSSVTSESEESSTSPALSGFDQSEQRRGESRGHEDEVRRRKRRNKDDVEEEEDAGRFVGQMAVSFRGGGAEKEEGPITLHNFNHKKHRGGGTGQSEKTVSVVSLNGYRPQLLHSVLSSSSQDDVHLLQSAQSLQTCSQSEALTLSPSQWWFSDLTPRLTSNLSAFGLWLHSSSSSFNPASMLRFSVVTVETIMDSVRGGTCGNPPRPLKDWSAPPSVSSDHCYVRTPSPSLTFSTRRQHKQRTNRSTRSLHLPWRRPLPLPPCSANGLSAPFTGSQSAASSEFLSSKGERGKRVSQIRIRRTSPRETLLTPMGLPKVKRLKKKEFSLEEIYTNKNYKSPTTNRSLETIFEEPREKDGALLLIGQQRRRRLLLFPDFTQPRKRKRPQGAWFPGGTFPRKRAAARRHCHGDGCGDDDMDLDVMLVERLSALEDFLTKQGLDV, from the exons ATGCTCTCTCGACCTCTAACACAGACTGAGAGCGACAATAGAGGGCGGGGCCTGTCCGCTGTGACCCCGCCTCCTGTCCTCACATTGGTGGAACAAACAG CTCACCGGTTGGAGATGCGGCGTCTCTTACGAGGAGCTCTCGCCTCTCTGGGTCGTCGTCTGGACTctctggagaggaggagcagcaggaggaagaggcagaagaagagtatgacgggaggaggaggaggagcctggTGTCATG TTCCATCTGCCTCTTCCGCCGCCTCCTTCTCTTGCTCCTACTCCTGTATCTCTGCCGtccttcctcctgtttcctcctctttatcATCGTCAGTGACGTCAGAGAGTGAGGAGTCATCCACGTCTCCTGCTCTGTCCGgttttgaccaatcagagcagaggaggggggagagcaGGGGCCAtgaggatgaggtgaggaggagaaagcgGAGGAACAAAGAtgatgtagaagaagaagaggatgctGGGAGGTTTGTTGGACAGATGGCGGTctccttcagaggaggaggagcagagaaagaggaagggcCAATCACCCTGCACAACTTCAACCACAAGAAACACAGAGGCGGAGgaactggccaatcagagaagaCCGTCAGTGTCGTCAGTCTAAATGGTTACAGACCACAGCTGCtacacag CGTCCTCAGCTCATCATCCCAGGATGACGTCCACCTTCTCCAATCAGCTCAGAGTCTTCAGAcatgcagccaatcagaagcccTCACTCTCTCACCCAGCCAATGGTGGTTCTCTGACTTGACCCCTCGCCTCACTTCCAATCTCAGTGCCTTTGGCCTGTGgctccactcttcctcctcttcatttaACCCCGCCTCCATGTTACGGTTTTCAGTGGTGACTGTAGAGACGATAATGGACTCGGTGAGGGGCGGGACATGTGGGAATCCCCCCCGGCCCCTGAAGGACTGGTCGGCTCCGCCCAGTGTGAGCAGCGATCACtg ttatGTGCGAACACCATCACCAAG TCTGACATTTTCCACCCGGCGACAGCACAAGCAGCGAACCAATCGAAGCACCCGGAGCCTCCACCTTCCCTGGCGGCGGCCCCTGCCTCTCCCCCCTTGCTCAGCCAATGGACTGTCTGCTCCTTTTACtggcagccaatcagcagcaaGCTCTGAGTTCCTCAGCTCAAAGGGAGAG CGCGGTAAACGTGTCTCACAGATTCGAATCCGCCGGACGTCGCCACGGGAAACACTGCTCACACCGATGGGACTGCCAAAAGTAAAAAG GTTAAAGAAAAAGGAGTTCAGTCTGGAAGAGATTTACACCAACAAGAACTACAAATCCCCCACCACCAACAG GAGTCTGGAGACGATTTTTGAAGAGCCACGAGAGAAGGATGGAGCGCTGCTCCTGATTGGCCAGCAGAGGAGACGCAGGCTGCTTCTCTTCCCTGACTTCACTCAGCCCAGGAAGAGGAAGCGACCCCAAG GGGCGTGGTTTCCAGGTGGCACGTTTCCCAGGAAGCGTGCAGCTGCTCGGCGACATTGCCATGGTGATGGCTGCGGTGACGATGACATGGACCTTGATGTGATGCTGGTGGAGCGACTGAGCGCGCTCGAAGACTTTCTGACAAAACAGGGCCTGGACGTGTGa